The stretch of DNA ATGCAGGCATCGGTCACTTCCAGCATCAAACGGGCGCGGTTCTCGACCGAGCCGCCGTAGTTGTCGGTGCGCAGATTGGTTTTACTTTGCAGGAACTGGTCCAGCAGGTAACCGTTGGCGCCGTGGATTTCCACGCCGTCAAAGCCGGCCTTCTTGGCGTTCTCGGCCGCTTTCTTGTAGGCTGCCACGATGCCGGCCAGCTCTTCGGTTTCCAGTGCGCGCGGCACCGGGTAAGGACGTTGCGGACGCAGCAGGCTGACATGACCATCGGCCGCAATCGCGCTTGGCGCCACTGGCGGTTCACCGTTCAGGAAACTCGGATCCGAAATGCGGCCCACGTGCCACAGCTGGGCAAAGATCACACCGCCCTTGGCGTGCACGGCAGCGGTGATCTGCTTCCAGCCTTCCACCTGTTCATCCGACCACAGGCCTGGCGTATCGGCATAGCCGACGCCGTGTGGCGTGACGGCGGTCGCCTCGCTCAGGATCAGGCCGGCGGTGGCGCGTTGCTCGTAATACTTGGCCATCAGCGCGTTCGGCACACGGCCTTCGGAAGCGCGCGAGCGGGTCAGCGGCGCCATGATGATACGGTTTTTCAGCGTGATATCGCCGATGGTGAGCGGATCGAACAGAGTTGGCATGATGCGTTTCCTATAGTTGCATTTGATCGATGAAGGCCTTGATCAGCGCTTCATCGCGTTTGAAATAATTCCACTGGCCGACGCGCTGCGACGTCACCAGCCCAGCCTTCACCAGTACAGCCAGGTGGGCTGACATGGTCGATTGCGATAGCCCGGCACGACGGTCGATCATGCCGGCGCAGACACCCAAGGTCAGCGGGTGCTGTTGCTCGGCAAAAAATACCTCGGGTTCCTTCAGCCAGGCCAGAATCTGGCGCCGTATCGGGTTGGCGAGGGCTTTGTGGATAGCGTCGATGTCCATGCTGGGTATATGTATCGTGTTTTTCCGATTTCAATATCGTGATCTTACGATATAAAAGAAAAACGTGCTGGCGGCCTGAAAATCATTTATGTTATGCGAACATTGTTGTAAATCTAACGAGGCTGGCATGTCGAGTCATTACCTGGATGTGGCGGTAGGGCTGTCCTACACTTTTCTGGCGGTGAGCCTGCTGTGCAGCGCCACGCGCGAAGCGATCGCGTCGCTGTTCCAGACGCGCGCCAAAGTGCTGCTGGATGGCGTGCTGACCTTGCTGCACGAATCGGCCGCCAAGCCACGCCTGCGCGGCATCGGACCGTCGATCCTCCGGCTGCTACGGGTGCGCGGCGGCTTCGGGCTGGAGAAACTGGGATCGCAATCGCTGACGGCCGAAGTGATGCGCCATCCGCTGATCACCGGCATGGCGCAACAGGGACGCATGCCGTCCTACATCCCCTCGGCGATCTTTGCGCGGGCCTTCGTCTCGACGCTGACGGCTAAATATGGCAAGGGCAAGACCGCCGCCGCGCTGCTCAACAGCATCGGCAACGAAGGCCTGACCAAGACGCTGCTGGCCATCATCGGCGAAGGACCGGACGATGCGGCGGCGCTGGAAAACGCCGTGCGCATCTGGTACGACACGGTGATGGACCGCATCAGCGGCTGGTACAAGCGGCGCTCGCAGTTCGTGTTGTTTCTGGTGGGGCTGTTGTATGCGGTGGTGATGAACATCGACGCGCTGCAATTGTCGCAGCGCCTGTGGAGCGATGCTGCGCTGACATCGCAACTGGTGCAGAAGGCGGAAGACGCCAAGCCGCCCGTGCCGCCAGGACTGCCAACGGATCCAGCGTCCGGCGTCGCGCAGGCCAAGCAAGCCAAGGCGCAAGCGGAGGAAGTGCAAAAGCTGCCGATCGGCTGGCCATCCGCGCGCTTTGACGGCGTGAAAGGCTTCGGCCCGATCACGATGGCGCTGCTGTTCGCGCTCATCGGCTGGATCGCCACCGCCTTCGCCGCCTCGCTCGGTTCGCCGTTCTGGTTTGAAGGCGTCGGCTGGCTGCTGGCGCTGCGTGGCACCGGCGCCAAGCCGGCAACGGAGACGACGGCAGCGCCAACAACCGTCGTAACGCTGCCAAGCCTGCGCAAGTAAAACTACTTGCCGCGCTGCGCGCACCTGGAAGACTGAATCGCCCGCTCGGTGATGTTGTCGATGCCCTTGATCGCTTGCGGCGTGCAGGCGTTGTCATTGACGGCGTGCACTTGCGGCTTGCGGTTCATCTCCTTGTAGCCGGTCACCACCAACGCCACGGTGGCTGCGGCCACCAGGACCGTATTTAATTTCATCTGCATGGTCAAGCCGCGAAGTGCAGGACCAGACCGATAACTGCCGGCAGGGTTTGAATCAGCAGGATCGAACGCTTGACCGTTACGCCGCCCCACACGCCGGCCACCGCCACGCACGCCAGACCGAACACCGTGAAGGCCGACGCAATCGCCGCATCCGGATGCAGCAAGCCCACCACCAGCGCGGCCACCAGGAAACCGTTATAGCAGCCCTGATTGGACATCGCCGGCTGGACGATCTCGGCCTTCTCCTTGCTGAGGCCAAAGACCCGGCGGCCGCGCGAGTTGAACAGCACGGTTTCCAGCAGGACGATGTACACATGGATCAGCGCCACCAGGGCGGTGACGATCTGGGCGGCTAAATGCATGGGGTCTCCTTGTTCTTATCAATGTTGAAGGAACATTATTGCCTGCGTAAGGCGGTCGCGCCTAGAGGCCGGGCACCAATTTTGTCGCAATGCTATAGTTCCGACTCTTGTGTTTCTGTGGGGACGACCCCGCCTTGGACCGGAAACACGACGCCCGTTGCGGCGTTTCACTTGGCCTGGACGACCTGGCCGCAACGAGGAGTTTGTCATGACCTGGATTATTCTCCTCTTGGCCGGCCTGCTGGAAGTCGTGTGGGCTGTCGGTCTTAAATACACCGAAGGTTTTACCAAACTGCTGCCATCCGCCTTGACCTTGGCTGCGATGGCCGGCAGTGTCGGCATGCTGGGCCTGGCGCTGCGAACGCTGCCGCTGGGAACCGCGTATGCGATCTGGACCGGCATAGGCACGGTCGGCACGGTAATTTACGGCATCGTCATGCTGAACGAGCCAGCCAGCGTGATGCGGCTGACGTGCATCGCCATGATTGTCGGCGGTATCATCGGCCTGAAAATCTCCAACGCTTAAAACGCAGGGTTAGGGCGGGTGAGGTAATACCATTCGCTGTTGGCTTCGGCGGCCGCGTCCGGGAACAGAATGCGGCCGTCAAACTCGGCCAACACCGGCGTACCATCGGCGCGCCGGCCGATTTCCTCGCCTTGCTTGACGGGATCGAAACTGGACCAGTTGCGGCTGAAGGTATCGTCAGCGTGCTGTTTATCGTAGACGGCGACCATGCTAAGCGCCTCCATCTGCTCCGGCGCTACCGGTTCCGGCTCAGGCGCGTCAATCATGCCGAGGAACGCCAGCGAATTCAAAATGGCGCGATACGCCACCTCGGGCGCTTGCGGATCATCGTGCTGGCCGCACTCCAGCGTCAGCGCATAGCCGCCGACCGAGCGCATGTATTCAGTAGTGCCCATGCCATAGCGGAGCACGGTCTGCAGTTCACTGCTGCCACTCATGCGCCGCTGCACGCCATCGCCGTAAGTCCGCAACCAGCCATCAACAAACCGCCGCACGCCCAGCCGCTTGGCCAACGCACGCTCTTGCTGCTCATGCTTGAAAGGCTCCAACGGCCCATCATTATTGCGCGGCCCGACCATGACAAACGGCTCGCTCGCCGCATTGAACGAATGCAGATCCAACAGCACGTCATGCTGCGCTAGAAGAGGGCACAGCCAGTTGGCCACGCGGTCCTCAAAGTCCTGCGGATCGGAATTAGGGAAAAGATTACGATTGAGATTACGATCGCCAGCGCGTTCGTGCTTGGCATAAGCCAGCGGATTAGTCGCCGGTACAAAGGTAACACGTCCTTTGGTTAAATGGCGTTTGCCTTGGTCGAATTCTGTCATGACACGTTGAATCGCCAGCGTGCCACAAGTTTCGTTCCCATGGACTGCGCCAGTAATCATCAATCGTGTACCGCCATGCTGTCCGCAGTATTGAAACGAATCTATCTGGATATCGCGCGGATTAGGCATGGCGGATTGTAGAAGAATGGCCGGCCTTGGTACTGAAGTGCCGGCACGAACGAATTAGGCTTCCGGGTCGTTGTCAACCTGAGGATCGTGCGAGAACTCAATGCCTTCTCCATCCTGGAAATGAAGAGTAATGTTAAGAGTCATTTTTTCAGTATTGGCATCAAAGAAGGCCAACATCTTTTTGTCGAGACTCAGCGTTTCTTCACTCAGCTGATTGTTATCCTTGGGTTTAACGCTCATTCCACTGAAAACGATAGACTGGCCATCGGTGTCCACGATTTGATAATTGATAATGGTATCTTGTTGGGTGATGACCGGTACCGCTGGTACAGTCGAAACATCGTATTTACCTGGTTTTCCTTCTCTTGGTTTAACTGAAACCAAAACGTTCTGGAATGAGGCTGGAGGAACAATTTGATTCATAAATTGGCTTTCTTATTTCGGTGGGTTGAAAGGTACTGCAAGTAAGTCACATCGTGAAAACTAATCTTTTTTAAAAAATTCTGGGCCACGGCAGCTTGTTCCATTTTGTTTAAACACACCGCTGTTTTTACCCACGGAGCCAACAATCGGTAGTCTGCGCTATTCTTTACCAAGGGTTCCAGTACCTTTTGTGCCTCTGTGCAGGAATTTTCCGCCGCACTAGTATTGTTAATTGCAAAACTAACATCGGCTTGCAAAAGCAGTGCGTCCAACAGGAAATTACGTATCATCTGATCTGTCGGTGCCGCAGCGTAAATTTTTTGCAAATTTCTCAGCGCAGGATCAAGCGTCATGGCGGCATCCTTCGCCTTGCCATGATGAAGCTGTATCAAAGCCCGACGTTGTTCCACTCCGGCCAAGAGCATTTGAACATTTAATTTTTTTGGATCCAGCGTACTAAGTGACGACAGTGCGGAATTTAATTTATCCAATGACGCCAGTGCCTGATCTTTACTGAATGTTGTGCTACTGAGGTCAAACATCCTAAGCTCGGTAATGTACAACGTTCTTTGCCAAATCTTATTGCTGGTGTCCTTCTCCACAATAACCTGTAACAACTTGTGCGCGCTTTTCAGGCTTGTTGTAGTTGATGCTATATCTCCGATCGCCTGTTTTGCTTCCGCTTGATGGAGCCATGCCGACGCTAATGGTTTGAACCAACGCATATCATTTGGACTGGCATTGTGCAAACTAAGCATGAGCGCCAATTCTTTCGCCGACAGCGCTTCCGCCTCGGACAGTTTCCCTAGCTGCAATTTTGCGCTGGCGAGCCAAGAAAGGCTGTCCGCAAGAGCGGCAATTAGGATTTTATCATCAGGCGATTTTGCAAGCGCCTTGGTTTTAAAATCTACCGAAACCGCAAATTCTTTAGCTGCACTCTCCACGTTGCCTTGTCGAAGCGCGAGACTGCCTAAGTTATTATGTGCATATGACTGCTCAATCAACGCATCGATATCTTCTGGGATGACGATAGATCGTTTATCAGCATAAGCGCTGTATTCTAAGAAATAATTCTGCGCCT from Duganella dendranthematis encodes:
- the trbK gene encoding entry exclusion lipoprotein TrbK; amino-acid sequence: MQMKLNTVLVAAATVALVVTGYKEMNRKPQVHAVNDNACTPQAIKGIDNITERAIQSSRCAQRGK
- a CDS encoding ArsR/SmtB family transcription factor; this encodes MDIDAIHKALANPIRRQILAWLKEPEVFFAEQQHPLTLGVCAGMIDRRAGLSQSTMSAHLAVLVKAGLVTSQRVGQWNYFKRDEALIKAFIDQMQL
- the sugE gene encoding quaternary ammonium compound efflux SMR transporter SugE, with translation MTWIILLLAGLLEVVWAVGLKYTEGFTKLLPSALTLAAMAGSVGMLGLALRTLPLGTAYAIWTGIGTVGTVIYGIVMLNEPASVMRLTCIAMIVGGIIGLKISNA
- a CDS encoding succinylglutamate desuccinylase/aspartoacylase family protein, which gives rise to MPNPRDIQIDSFQYCGQHGGTRLMITGAVHGNETCGTLAIQRVMTEFDQGKRHLTKGRVTFVPATNPLAYAKHERAGDRNLNRNLFPNSDPQDFEDRVANWLCPLLAQHDVLLDLHSFNAASEPFVMVGPRNNDGPLEPFKHEQQERALAKRLGVRRFVDGWLRTYGDGVQRRMSGSSELQTVLRYGMGTTEYMRSVGGYALTLECGQHDDPQAPEVAYRAILNSLAFLGMIDAPEPEPVAPEQMEALSMVAVYDKQHADDTFSRNWSSFDPVKQGEEIGRRADGTPVLAEFDGRILFPDAAAEANSEWYYLTRPNPAF
- a CDS encoding alkene reductase is translated as MPTLFDPLTIGDITLKNRIIMAPLTRSRASEGRVPNALMAKYYEQRATAGLILSEATAVTPHGVGYADTPGLWSDEQVEGWKQITAAVHAKGGVIFAQLWHVGRISDPSFLNGEPPVAPSAIAADGHVSLLRPQRPYPVPRALETEELAGIVAAYKKAAENAKKAGFDGVEIHGANGYLLDQFLQSKTNLRTDNYGGSVENRARLMLEVTDACIEVWGANRVGMHLAPRRDSHDMGDANPAETFGYVARELGKRKIAFIFTREALGEDSLSPMMKREFGGVFIANEKMDKVVAQELLDSGKADAIAFGKDYISNPDLVERLQANEPLNKWNADTFYAVGATGYTDYPALA
- a CDS encoding DUF1304 domain-containing protein, with the translated sequence MHLAAQIVTALVALIHVYIVLLETVLFNSRGRRVFGLSKEKAEIVQPAMSNQGCYNGFLVAALVVGLLHPDAAIASAFTVFGLACVAVAGVWGGVTVKRSILLIQTLPAVIGLVLHFAA